One stretch of Kwoniella pini CBS 10737 chromosome 3, complete sequence DNA includes these proteins:
- a CDS encoding asparagine synthase (glutamine-hydrolyzing) has product MCGIFCCFNRQGDLASYRPRAIACSKKQRHRGPDWSGCYMTKDTIMVHERLAIVGVDTGAQPLVSEDDQLVLAVNGEIYNHLALRKGLKNQDATFKTHSDCEVIMHLYREHGTGLCAMLDGMFSFVLLDKSVEPPRLIAARDPIGITTLYMGYHSSAPDTIYFSSELKAIHEECDNLIAFPPGHFYDSNTKQLERYFKPTWWDGDKKELDIPHNEVDYKLLRETLEASVRKRLMSEVPYGVLLSGGLDSSLIASIAARETDKLADEHEKYRRERKQAIAEGKWVGEEKPLASWPQLHSFAVGLPGAPDLIAAKKAADFLGTVHHEYTFTLEEGLDAIAEVIYHLETFDVTTVRASTPMYLLSRKIKAMGVKMVLSGEGSDEIFGGYLYFHAAPNAKDFHEELVKRVKNLHTADCLRANKSTMAWGLEARVPFLDKQFLEVAMNVDAKYKMFSKGSQQEIDSDGRPKMEKYIIRKAFDCSPDGKAYLPDSILWRQKEQFSDGVGYSWIDGMKDHAASVVSDEKFNAREERFPDSTPDTKEAYWIREIFEHHFPSKAAASTAVRWIPKQEWGVSSDPSGRAVSIHTAAYDNKA; this is encoded by the exons atgtgTGGTATTTTCTGTTGTTTCAACAGACAAGGTGACTTAGCGTCTTACAGACCAAGAGCAATTGCTTGTTCGAAAAAGCAAAGACATAGAGGTCCAGATTGGTCAGGATGTTACATGACCAAAGATACTATTATGGTACATGAACGATTGGCTATTGTCGGTGTTG ATACTGGTGCTCAACCTCTTGTGAGCGAAGATGATCAGCTCGTTCTTGCCGTCAATGGTGAAATCTACAACCACCTTGCTTTGAGAAAAGGCTTGAAAAACCAAGATGCTACCTTCAAAACACATTCAGATTGTGAAGTCATTATGCATTTG TACCGAGAACACGGTACCGGACTTTGTGCGATGCTCGACGGAATGTTCTCCTTTGTATTATTGGATAAATCTGTTGAACCACCTAGATTAATCGCCGCTAGAGATCCTATCGGTATTACAACATTATACATGGGATACCATTCTTCCGCCCCAGATACAATTTACTTCTCTTCCGAACTTAAAGCAATTCACGAAGAATGTGATAACTTGATTGCTTTCCCTCCTGGACACTTTTACGATTCCAACACTAAGCAATTAGAAAGATATTTCAAACCTACATGGTGGGATGGTGATAAGAAGGAACTTGATATACCTCACAACGAAGTGGACTACAAATTGTTGAGAGAAACATTGGAAGCTTCCGttagaaaaagattaaTGTCTGAGGTACCTTACGGTGTACTTCTATCTGGTGGTTTAGATAGTTCTCTGATAGCTTCTATCGCTGCTCGAGAAACCGATAAATTAGCGGATGAGCATGAGAAATACAGACGGGAAAGGAAACAAGCTATCGCTGAGGGTAAATGGGTCG GTGAGGAGAAACCCCTCGCATCATGGCCTCAACTCCACTCTTTCGCTGTCGGTCTTCCAGGAGCTCCAGATTTGATAGCTGCCAAAAAAGCTGCCGATTTCCTCGGAACTGTACATCACGAATACACTTTTACCTTGGAAGAAGGTCTCGACGCTATCGCTGAAGTCATCTACCATCTCGAAACCTTTGATGTCACTACTGTCAGAGCTTCTACCCCTATGTACCTCTTATCGAGAAAGATCAAGGCTATGGGTGTAAAGATGGTGTTGAGTGGTGAAGGATCTGATGAGATCTTTGGTG GATACCTCTACTTCCACGCTGCGCCAAACGCCAAGGATTTCCATGAGGAACTAGTCAAGCGAGTGAAGAACTTGCACACTGCTGATTGTCTCCGAGCCAACAA ATCTACCATGGCCTGGGGTCTTGAAGCACGAGTGCCTTTCCTTGACAAACAATTCCTCGAAGTTGCCATGAACGTGGACGCCAAATATAAAATGTTCTCAAAAGGATCACaacaagaaattgattctgatGGTAGACCtaaaatggaaaaatacATTATCAGAAAAGCATTTGATTGTTCACCAGATGGAAAAGCTTATTTACCAGATTCAATTCTTTGGAGACAAAAAGAACAATTTTCAGATGGTGTAGGATATTCTTGGATTGATGGTATGAAAGATCACGCAGCTTCTGTTGTTTCTGATGAAAAATTCAAtgcaagagaagaaagattcCCTGATTCAACACCTGATACAAAAGAAGCATATTGGATTAGAGAAATTTTTGAACATCATTTCCCAAGTAAAGCTGCTGCTTCAACTGCTGTTAGATGGATTCCAAAACAAGAATGGGGTGTTTCTAGTGATCCTTCTGGAAGAGCTGTTTCAATTCATACTGCAGCTTATGATAACAAAGCTTAA